The Papaver somniferum cultivar HN1 unplaced genomic scaffold, ASM357369v1 unplaced-scaffold_32, whole genome shotgun sequence DNA segment TTTTTGAGAATGGTTGAAGATTCTTGGAATGCTCCAGTCTATGTTAACCATGATACTATTTTTCCATTCAAGTTGAAGCGTTTGAAAGCAACAATGAAGTTGTGGAATAAAACGGTTTTTGGTAATGTGAATACTCGTTTTAAGCAAGCTCAACTTAAATTTGAGGTGGCTAGTAGAAATTCTGATGAGGACCCTCATGATGTTGCGAAGCTGAATGTTATGAAAAATGCCTTAGTGGCTGTACAAGATGTGAGAATGCAACAACATATCATGCTCAAGAAAAAGTCACGTAATAAATGGCTTTTGGAGGGCTCTAGTAATACTTCTTATTTCCATAGTACCATTAATATTCGTAGGAGTGCGAATACTATTTCAGAGCTGGTTTCTGAAGATGGTTTGACTATCAGTGATCCAGACCAAATTCGTGATCATGTGGTGTCCTATTATGAGGCTAAATTCAATGGCACGGACCTGCCAATTGATGAGAAGTTGTTTGAATATGATCATGCTTCTATTTCTGTTGAAGAGAACCAGATGTTAGATGCCATTCCTTCACTGGAGGAGATTAAAACTGCGTTTTTTAATTTAGGAGCGGATAGTGCTCCAGGGCCGGATGGTTTTTCAGGGTGCTTTTACAGACACTGTTAGAAACATCATTAAACTATTTCAAAACAAAGACATGACTCATATTGTAAGGCATAATGGcattgctccaactcatttattctttgctgatgatattatgattttttgcaagcgTAATATGAAGAGTGTGAGAAATTTGGTGAAACTTCTTGAAGTTTATCAATGTGCTTCTGGTCAGCGAGTTTGTGGAGAGAAGAGAAAGATTTACTATGGTGGGGGGTCTTTAAGTAGGCGCCAAGCCATTGATGATTTCTTGGGCATGAGCATTACTAATTTTCCGGATCGTTATTTGGGGGTTAAGGTATTGCCAGGGGTGGTGAAGTATAGGCACCTCAGCAACGTTGTGGACAAGCTTAAGGAGCAACTTTCAGTTATGAAAGGAAAAATGCTATCTTTTCAAAATAGGGTGGTGCTCATTAAATCAGTTTTTTCTAGCTACTCTATTCACAACATGGCTGTGTATAAGTGGCCAGTGAAATTTATTCAACAATGTGATCGTGTTATTCGCAATTTTCTTTGGTCGGGAGATTCGAATCTTTCAAGATCTTTTGTGGTAGGGTATGACAAAATTTGTAGTCCGGTGAAAGAAGGTGGCCTTGGGCTTTGTAGTCTGAAAACTATGAACCAGGCTTTGCTTATGAAGCTTTGGTGGAACATAAAATCTTCAGGTAAAAATTGGGCTCGTTTCTTAGAGTCTAAATTTACTTGCAGGGATGGACGTATCAAGGTTGCTGGGGTCAAATCTTCGATTCTGCCTGGAATTCGATGGGTTCATAATGATGTGGTTCGCAATAATAAATGCATAATTTGAGACGGAAGGAGCACTTCTCTAttttttgatgtttggtatggagTCACTACCTTGGCTGATGTGTTAGGTCGTTCTGATTTGGATAGAGGGGCTTGTGTTAGTGATATTATTCAGCAGGACGAATGGATATTGCAAGGAGTTCATCTTCATGACTTGACTTCTGCGGGTGTCGTTAGGGAGCAACTTCCGAGGATTCAAGGTGGCCCGGACAAGAAGATTTGGATACCTGACTTAAGaggaaaattctcaatcaaatcgGCTGGGGAACTGATTAGGATAAAATATCCAACTATGGCGGAAGCAAACTTGTTATGGAGGAGTGTGGTTCACCCTTCGCTTGCAGCTCAAAACTGAAAATTTGttcgtggtgcgtgtgcaacATTAGACAAGGTTCGCAGCAGGTTCAAGATTTTCCTAGCATCTAAGTGTTGCGTTTGTCAAAACGATGAAGAGTCCCTGGATCATATTTTATGGCAGTGCAGATTTACGAAACAGGCTTGGAATTGGATTTCAGGTATTTTCAAACTTACACCTCATTATAACTTGATAGCTTCTAACAAGGCAGCGAAAGGGTGTAGTAGAATGGTAAAAGATTTATGGTTAATCTCCAATTTGGTGTTGCGTTCAGAACTGTGGTATCAGCGGAACAAGATGGTGTACGAAAAGAAGAAGCCTTGCTGGAACTTATTCAGAAAACGAGTTTTTAATCTTATTCATGAATACTCGG contains these protein-coding regions:
- the LOC113341881 gene encoding uncharacterized protein LOC113341881; its protein translation is MGDFNCVLLGDEKKGGHEPRTSCINEFSDWMDDNNLFEADSLGCKLTWTNGKSGTRRILSKLDRAIINESWITKFANRRYSWNAPVYVNHDTIFPFKLKRLKATMKLWNKTVFGNVNTRFKQAQLKFEVASRNSDEDPHDVAKLNVMKNALVAVQDVRMQQHIMLKKKSRNKWLLEGSSNTSYFHSTINIRRSANTISELVSEDGLTISDPDQIRDHVVSYYEAKFNGTDLPIDEKLFEYDHASISVEENQMLDAIPSLEEIKTAFFNLGADSAPGPDGFSGCFYRHC